The Leptospira sp. WS60.C2 genome includes the window CTAAATGTGGTAGGTATACCAAAGCGAGGGTAGGATTGTATTTTTGATCCACGTATAAGGTAGCATCTTTAATCCACTTAGTAGAACGTATGTTGGTATTAGGTCCCCAAAAATGGAAAAGGGGGAAAGGTCCAAACTTTTTTTGTAACTCTTCACGTAGTTCGGGAGGATTAGAATAACAATCAGGAGCTTTCACTCCATCAGCATGATACTGTGGTCTTGGTGTCACAGAATAATCTACCGAGGAGTACATATTGTACCACCAAAACATCTTGGAGCATGTAAAATTTGGGTGCAACTTTTTTGCTCTTTCCCAAATCTTTTCTGCTAAAACCAAATGATTGGACTGTTTCCAAAATTTGACTTCCGCATCGGTTTTGTCATACCATCCGTTACCGACGATTCCATGTTGTTTTGGCCATTTTCCAGTGAGATAAGTAGACTGAACGCTTGTTGTCACACCAGGTAACATTGGTTCAATGAGAGTGAAGCTTCGTTTTTCTAAGTATTGTTTGATAAATGGAGTGTCTTCGGAAATAACAGACTGAGAAAGTCCGACTACGTTGATGACAACTGTTTTGTGAAAAATTGTTTTTTTACCCTTCATTAACCGATCCCGATTCCCCTGGAAAGATTCCCAGAACAGATTGTAACCATTGGATTTCTCTTGTGATGGAGGCTTCTAATGGCATATGCAACGAGCTTGGAAGAACACCCCATGTGTATGTTTCGATTTCTAATAGATTTGTAAAAGGAGATTTTTTTTGTTCTTCTAACCCAAATAATAACTCTTCCTGCGTAGAGGAAAATGTTCCATACGATTTTAAAAAAATAGGAACATGAAAATGAATGCGCCACTCTTCTTTGGGAGTGGCACCGTGTTCAATGGCAAACCCTAAGTCTCGATAGGATACTTTTGTACCATCAGGAAGAGACGATATCACTTGGTGTAAGTATTTTTTTTCATCAAACGGTTTTAGAAGTTCCAAAATTTCATTTGGTTGGTTTTCAAATCTAACTTTTAAGGCAGAACTTACCTGCATTCGTCCGACCTTGATACCAGTTCGATTTAACTCGGAAAAAAGAAAAGGATTCATTTCAAAACTTACAGCAAGATGGCAGACATCCAAACACAATCGTATATGATCGAGAATGATTTGTTTTCCTATCTCCGATGTGGTTCCAAAGGTTTCGGAAAGGATGGGTAAGGCAGTGGGTATCAATTCTTCTTCATACCACCTGATAAAATCGAAAAACGTTCCAAGCACTCCATCAGGTTCTGGTTCGATGTCTAAATGAAGGGTTTGGTTGGTTTCGATTTTTACATGAATCAAATGGACTAAGATACGAATGATGTTTTTTGTACAGATTTGTCTGCGTTGTTTTTTCTCTAAATCATTTGAATCAAAAAAAGAATACGATAGTGGCGGTGTTGAAACCCCTCCCTCTTCTCCCGCAGGCAATACTTCTTTTAATAAGGAAAACAGTCGAATGGTGTAATCCAATCGTTCTTCTTTTGACCAATCGGGAAGATAAACGTTTTCTTTGACAACGTCGGTATGAAACCCTCCAAATGGGAACCCATTGATGGAAACGATATAGAGAGACTCTTGTTCCATCCAATTTTTCCATGCTTTTAAGTTTTCTTTTTGCAAAAGCTCAATGGAAGCCTGATTGGAAAGCCGAAGCCCCAAAGCAAATGGTGTATCGGGTGAAACTTGTTTTTTAATTTTAGGAAGATAGGTTTTTAATTCCTTCCAATGTTCTTTCCAAGACTCTCCTAAATGAATATTGGAACAGTAAGTTACATGGCCAAATTTTGTTTTCATTAGGATTGTATTAAACGAATGAAAGCAGATTCTAAAACTGTCTGATCGACCGAATACACTTCTTTTGATTTCCCAATCTCTTCTAACATGAGCAAGGTTAACTTACCACCTAAATGCTCCCTAAATTCCTCCAAAGAAACCATCAAATGATCTTTTCCTTTTTCCAATACAATTGGGTGTTGAAACGAAAAACCAAGACCTTTTAATAAAGAGAGGATTCGATCACATTCAGATTTCTCCAAATCTCCTACTAAAGAAGAATAAATACTATCAAGTGCCATTCCAATCGCAACAGCTTCCCCGTGTCGAATTGTAAAATCAGATAGGTATTCAATTTTGTGAGCAAACCAATGTCCAAAATCAAGTGGTCTTGATGATCCAAATTCAAATGGATCTCCTTGGCTGATGTGTTCCACATGCAAACGTGCACACTCATATATAAGATACTCCATGGCACTGGGATCTCGACTCACCAATCGGTCGACACTCGATTCGATCCACTCAAAAAATGTTTTGTTTTTAATGAGAGAAACCTTAATGGCTTCTGCCATACCAGATCGCCAGTCTCTTTCTTCTAATGAGTGAAGGAAGGTAAAATCGTTGAAAACAGCAATGGGCGGAGAAAATGTACCAAGAAAGTTTTTTTTACCAAAATAATTGATGCTATTTTTAACACCCACACCTGAATCATTTTGAGAGAGAACCGTTGTCGGAACTCGAATCAACCGAATCCCTCGGTGAGAAATGGCTGCCGCATAACCTACCATATCCAAAACAGCACCACCACCAATCACCATAAGATAAGAATGACGATCAATCCCATACTGATTGACAGCAGAAAGAATTTTCTCCCAATACTTAGATTGATTTTTCGACTCTTCCCCACCAGGCACCACTAAAATTTCCGGGATCAATTGAATCTGCGGTAGTCTTGTTTGGAAATAGTTTTGAATTTCATTTTCTATTGTTTTGTGATGTAAGAGAAATCCTTCATCTAGCAAAATAAGTAATTTTCGATTTGTATTTCCAATGGTTTCTTTCTCCATAAAGTTTGCAAAAATTGGATTCTCTATAGAAAAAAGATTGTTGGTAAAAAAAACATCGTAACGATACGGAACTTGAAATTCAGATCGAATCTTTTTAAAGTGACTTTCTTTCATAAAACTTATGTTACAGCAAAATATTTCGCAATCGATAGAGACAATGGCAAAAGAAGTAAAATGCATAGAGCGAGGATCAAAAATCCAAAAGCAGCGGCAAAACTTGCATTAAACACAATTAAAGATATAACTCCCATTTTTACCGCTTTCCCTATCCTTACTGGAGATGGTTCCAGGTAGGCATTCCAAAGTGGTGGGAAAAGAAGTGCACCATGTAGGCATAAGAATGGGATAGCGAAAAGGAACTGTCCTTTGTAAAAAGCAAGAGTTGATTGGATCAAGAGAACCATACCATACAAAAAACCACTCAATACAAATTTTGTTTTCCCTCCTCCAACGACTTCGTTTTGGCTGATGAGTGTAATAGCAGCAATGTAAAGGATGGGCAAGATCGCAATGAAAATAAAGTTCACTGGAACAGATCCAAGGATTGTCATTCCGAGTATTAGATTGAATCCACGGCAAAAACCCATGACCAGCGGCCCAAGAATTTGATGGTGCTTTGCAAATCGATCATAGAGGAAAATAAAAATGACAATAGTTCCAGAAACGAAAAAACTCTCCTTCCCATAAAACGAAGCCAATAGAACACCTAAACAAAGTAAGCTGGTTGCCATAAAAACGGCAAACCTAGGTGAAACGTTTCCTGATGGAATTGGTCTTTCTGGTCTTTCGCGAGAATCAATGTCCCTATCGAAATAATCATTCAGAACAACGCCTCCTCCATACAAACAAACGCTTGATAGTATCAGAAAAATCCCGTTCTCTTTCCAAGGAAAACCAACAATCGCCATACCAGCTAAAATATCTGCAATCGCAGTGAGAAGATTGGAAGGCCTAAGTAAGGTAAGATAACTTTTTAAATTCATTCAATCGATAAATAAAGAATTTTGATTCCACTTTGGTTGTTGTCCTCCGCGTAAAACAGAGTTCCCATGAAATTTATCACTTGGGTCAGCACTAAATCCATTCTCAAAATCAGAAACATCTAACTGACCACTTTTTGCGAAGGCTTCAATCGCATTTTCATACGTCACTTTTCGAATCACTTCGTGAGAAATGCCTCGTGAAACCATAAGTGCAGCCGTTTTTGGAATCGCCAATGGATCAGAGATCCCCCAATCAGCACTGGAATTAATCATAATCCTTTCTGAGCCATATTCTTCGACTATAGATACCATTCGTTTGTTTCCCATTTTCGTAAAGGGATAGATCGTAAACGCCGCATAGAAACCCTGATCTAACACAGATTTAACGGTTTCTTCATTGTTATGATCTACAACCACCCAAGATGGATCTAATCCATGCTCCAAAGCAATTGCCATACTCCTTTCAGTGCCTCTTTTTTTATCTCGGTGCGGTGTATGGATTTGAACTGGTAATTTCGCCTCTTTCGCTAGTTCCAATTGCAATCGATAGTATTTTTCTTCCAGATCAGTTTGGTCATCAAATCCTATTTCCCCTATTCCCACCACACCCTCTTTATAGATGTAAAGTGGTAAAATTTCCATCACTTCTTCTGCCAAACGTTCGTTATTCGCTTCTCTTGAATTGAGTCCAATCGTACAATAATGTTTGATCCCAAATTGCGAAGAACGGAATCGTTCCCAACCTACAAGACTGCTATAATAATCTTTAAACGAAGAGAGACCCGTCCTTGGTTGTCCAACCCAGAAAGCAGGTTCAATGACTGCAACAATGCCTGCTTGTGCCATGTTTTGATAATCGTCCGTTGTACGAGAGACCATATGAATATGAGGATCAAAAAACTTAAATCCTTTGATGGATTCTTTGTATTCATCCCAACGTAAATCAACATGAGTTGGAATTTCTTTCGAAGTGTTTTGATTTTCAAAATGAGAAGGATTGTTAGTAGAAGAATTTTGATCGCACATAATACTTTTTAACAGACAGTCATAAAATTAGACCAGTTCCATTTTCCTTTTTGAATCTCATCTTTGTATTTTGGATGTTCATTGAACAAATCTTGAATCGGTTCTAAACTAGATTCAGAGCAAAGAAGTGATGCTGCCATAACATCTTCTTCTTTTTGCGATAAAAATAATCGTTTTAAAAACGGTAGATGTGTTTCTGAAATATAAGGTGATACAAGTAGCCATACATTGCTAGGAATGTCTCGTCCCGCTGCCCATCTTTCTCTTATGAAATCAAAAATGCTTTCGGAAAGATTTTTGTTTTTTCTCTGGCTAATTCCATAAATCAAAGCAATTGGTTTAGAATTGAATATCGTTTTTAAAACCAATTGGTTCCAAGCAAGTTCAGGAAAATGAAAAAAAGGATATGGATTACAGAGAGCAATGGAATCAAACACAAATCCCATATTTGATCTAACAGCATCCGTTGCTCTTGGTAACCAAACGTCTGGGTAAGGAAGGATTGGCAACGCAGAGAATAAGGCAACTAACTCATTCAATTCGGCTGTATCAAACAAAGTTTCAATTTTTTGAACCAATTGTTCTTTCGGTAATTGTGCAAAAAACGATAACAACCAAACACGACTTAATCGAACCAAATTCCAATCTTGAACAGTGAAACCTGGCACTTCAGGAATCAAATCTCCAATACCAATGGGAGTTTGAATGATCGTTTTGGAAAGATGTCTCGGTGCCTTCACAAAGGCAGTCATCACGGATTCCAAATGCATTTTCGGGATGGAATCCAACCACTCCATTTCCTCTTTTGTGGTATGGCTTTTTAATATGGAAAAGAGAGACAAAGAGACGGACTGAGACATAAATGATAACTAAGGAAATGATTTTTCCGAACAAAAGCAAAGTAAACCAATTATTCGATGTTTTGAAGACGAACTTAGAGTGGATTTTGTCTTTTATTGGGAATCGCTTAAATCGCCACAACGAATGAAGATACTATTCATTTTTGATAATAAATTGTGCAAATTTCCCCTTTTCATTTCGTACCGGCTGATACAGAAAAATATTGGATAGGAAATCGACTTAGGTTTTTATCCACTGGCAAAAAGAAAGGGAACGCCCGATGAAAACACAAATTCGCAAACAAATCCTTGGACTTTTTTTGATCTCACTTTTCTTCTTAGGCCCTTTCAAGATCGATGGGCAAACCGTCACTCTTCCAGAAAAAGAAAAAACTGAGACAGAGTCTCCCGCTGCGTCACCTGCTCTTCCACCAACCAATGAAGATGTTTCCAAACAATCGAAACCTTCTGAGGAAACAAGTGAGTATGTAAGCCCCATGAAGGGAAACCTGGCAAGTGAATATTACCGAAGTTTTCAGATTACAAACAAACAAAAAAAATCCATCCAAGAGAACAAAAGCCTTTGGTTTGCCGATCGTTTTCGAGTCGGGTTTGGGCTTCGACCCAAAGCTGACTCCTTATACAATACCGATTTTGACAGATCCACCTCGGACAATCGAAATACGATTAACAATCAAACACAATTTTATTTGATCGGTGATGTTTCACCTAACATTACCTTTAAACTTACCTTTCAGGATGTACGGTTATGGGGTGGAGAATTAACAGCAGGTTCATCCGATCAAAGGTTAGGCGTGATTTCGAATGCCGGTAATACAATCGACACAACTAGACAAAGAGAATTTGCGCTGAATAATTACACTGGATTCAGAGAGGCATTTTTAGATTTAAAAACAACAAACCAAATGTTTCGTGTTCGCACAGGTCGTCAGATCATTGACTTTGGGGATGGAAGGATTGTTGGTGCACGTAACGATAGTTTGAATGGCAACTCTTTTGATGCAGTCCGTACAACTCTTACAGTACAAAAACAAACGTTAGATGTATTTGGTGCGATTGTCAGCTCCGAAAACAATGCAAACAGTATGGTTTCGAATAATTCCACAAGACTAGGTGGACCAGGGAATGCTTCCTTTTACGGAATTCATTATGGCATCAAACCATGGGAATGGTTAGGCATTGAAGTCTATAATTTCACTCTTTATAAGCAGAGATTGAAAGCAACTAATACAACTCCTTATGGATCAGATATTTACTACAGGGACCCAGACCAGTTGAATACAACCGGTTTTCGTCTGACGAATCGTACTAAAAGTAACTCACTGCCAAGAGAAACGGGAATCGATTGGATGGTGGAAGCAGCATGGCAAACAGGATTTACAGGAGAACGAGTTTCTCCTGATTGGATCAACCAAGATGGTCGCTTTAAGACTAACAGAACAACAGGAGAACCTCCTCCTTTTTCAGAACCTGTTCGTTACAAGGCAAATATCGTATCAGCTCAGTTAGGTTATACCCCTGTCAAAGAATTTCGAATTGGAATCCAATATGTACAAGCATCCGGGGATCCCAATCGAAACGATAGCAGCAATGGAACGTATAATCCTTTGTTTGCAACAAGAAGGATGGCTGGTGGTTCGATTCCTTTTGCGGGAGGAGGAAATTCTGGTTTAATTTTTTGGCAAAACATCAAAGACTATTCTCTCCATATTAAATATGAATCGCCCAAATGGGGAACATTCATAGTAAACCCTCATTGGTATTACAAGACAAAACTGCAAGATGGATATTATGATAATAACAATTATGTTACTGGAAACAGATTAACAGGAGAAACTGCTTCCACTGAAGACTTTTTTAATGCAGAGGCGAACAATCCTAATCGTCCTCGATTGGGAAAACATGTTGCAACTGAAATCAACTTGATTTATATCATCACACCATTTGAGAATGTTTCCTTTTGGTTTGGTGCAAGTTCCTTATATGCAGGAGATGCGATTCGAAACCAAAAGAATAATCCTTTTGAAACAGATCCATACAGAAGGTATGACTATAAACCTAACGCCAGTTTTTTTACCTTTCAAACAGTCTTCGCAATTTAAGACATCTTTCTATTTTTTGGCTTTGGATGAAATCCTTCTAGGATGATGTCCAAACCAAAATCAAAATTTTGTTTGCCATTGTATCTGCCGGTCGCTACTTCTTTTGACAAATGATAGAAGTAAGGTAATTCCTTTTGGTTGATCATCGGCAAATATTCTTTTGCTTTGCTTTCATAATCACTTGGATGAAAGGGAAAATTAAGCTCCTGCAATGTAAAACCGTAAATATGACTATCGATTGTATTGATGATATGGTCGGATTCTTTATAAGAAAAACCTGCCTGAACCAAACATCCCAACGTATCATTAAAAAAACGAAGCATAAAATCGCCAATATTGACTCTAGATACGAGAAGTAAGGTTAACCAAGGATGGATCATAAGAACACTTCTTACTGATTTCGCCCTTTTTTTCATCTCCAATTTCCAATCACCTTCCACTTTCGGCAAAACAAAATGTTTTACACAAGACTCGACCATCGCATCCAATAATCCATCTTTGTTTTGTACATGATTGTACAAAGACATAGCTTCCACACCTAACGAATTTGCTAAATTTCTCATGGAAAGAGATTCGATTCCATGACGATCCGCATAGGAAATGGCAGATTCGATCACAAGTTCTTTCGTTAAGATATTCCTTGCTTTAGGAGTTTTCTTTTTTGCTGCCAATCCTTTCTTTACCCTTCTCTTTTGAATACGGATACCAATCACCTATCATAAAATCCACTACTAAATGAACAAAACTTTTATACCTATGGAAATATATTTCGTTGACATACTTACACTGTAAGTTAATTCCTTAAAAAGGAGCGATTCACTTGAAAGTAATTACCAATCGAAAGTATGGACCACCCGAAGTCTTAAGACTAGAGGAATGGGAAACCCCGATACCAAAAGAGAATGAAATTCGAGTCAAAATTATCAATACAACGGTCAACTCGGGTGATTGGCGCGTTCGAAAGCCAGATCCAAACATAGCACGATTGTATTTTGGGCTCTTTAAACCAAGATCCGTTGTTTTAGGACTGAGCTTTGCTGGGCTTGTGGATACGGTTGGAACGAAGGTTTCTACCTTTCAAGTAGGCGATCGAGTCGTTGGCTCCACTGGAATGAAAATGGGAACTTATGCCGAATATACTTGTATTCCTGAAACTGGAATTGTGACCAAACTTCCCAAAGAAATTTCTTTTGCAGAGGGAGCAGGAATTTCCTTCGGTGGATTCACTGCTCTCGACTTTATCCAAAAATGCAACGTGCAAACGAACCAATCGATCCTTATTTATGGAGCGTCTAGTTCCGTAGGTTCCGCTGCGATCCAATTAGCAAAACATTTCGGTGCACATGTAACAACCGTTTGTAGCAAAGGAAACATCCCTTTGATGAAGTCATTGGGAGCCGATGAACCTTTAGACTATGATCAGTATTTTTCTACAAATCACACTAAAGAATATGACATCGTTTTTGAATGTGTGGGAAAAACAGAAATTCAAAACAATTTAAAACATCTAAAAAAAGGTGGAAACTTGGTTTTGGTAGGAGCTTCCTTTCGACAAATGTGGCAAGCATTATGGATTTCCATTTTCAAAAGAATCAAAATTCACTTTGGACCCATAAAAGAATCCATAGAAAATCTTAATTTTCTCCTAACGTTAGCCACTCTTGGAAAGATCAAAGTCAATATTGATAAAGTCTATCCGTTAGAGGAAATGGCAGAAGCGCATCGGTATGTGGAAGCTGGACACAAAAAAGGTAATGTTGTGATTCAGGTGGAAAAGACAAAATAAAGAAAAAAACCAGTCTCACCTAATCCTATCTAGGTGAGACGTAAACAAACCTAATTCATTTTAAACATCGATGGTTTGTCTTGTTTTTTGGACTGAGAAAATGTGAGGTCTTCATAAACTCGATCGGTTTTACAGACTTTCACATTGGCGGCCGTTGAGCAGGAAGCCGTTCCTGAAATTTTACAACCCTTTGCTTCACAAGCCTTCCTGTCATTTCCACGACATTGTTGGCAACCGTTTGTACTTCCATTTCCACACAGAAAACAATCTTCCGCAAACGCTGCTGTTGATGAAAATAAAACCACCAACGCAAAACTAAACGAGACCAATGTTCTCATATATTCTCCTATTCACCAAATCCTATAATTGGATGAGAAAGAAAATCGTATGGATTATAAAGATTTTTACAAACATAATTTTTACTTTGGTACGGGAGGGATTACATAAAATAAGATCGCAAAAAAATGACAAATACTTCCTGACAATACAAAGAGATGCCAGATGGCATGATTGAGCGGCAAACGATCCCAAAGATAAAAAATCACACCAAACGTATAACTAAGTCCACCAGCCACAAGCCAAGTCATCCCACCAACACCAATGGCAACTCGAATGTCTTTGATTACAAAAATGGCAAGCCAGCCCATAATGATGTAGACAGCCACTCGAAGTCCGCTGTATTTTCCAGGAAACAATAATAACAAAAGGACACCAAGAATCGCAAGGATCCAAATCACTCCAAACAATACCCATCCCCATTCCGAATTTTCTCGCAAACTAACAAGCGTAAATGGAGTATATGTTCCAGCAATTAGGAAATAGATCGAAGCATGGTCAATCACCTTAAACACTCGTTTTGTGGCAGTATGATAAATTCCATGGTAAAGTGTCGATGCTAAATATAAGATCACTAAAGTGGCACCGTAAATGGTAGCGCTGACAATATGCCAAATGTCACCATAAAGGATCGCCATGGTGAGTAGGACAGAAAGTCCAGCAATGCTAAGCCCCCCACCGATTCCGTGAGTCACGGCATTTGCAATTTCATGTCCTATGGTGTATTCATGAACCGTGTCAATAAGATCCTGAATGGGAGAATGGTTCTCCGTTGTTTGTGAGGAAGAAGGCGGAACAAAATGTGGTTCTCGATTTTTGACAGGAGTTACTTTGTTTTTGGATCGTTTCGAGGACTGGGCTATTTTTGACTTTTTCTTAGTTGACGGTTTTTGTTTCGCTTTTTTGGCTTTCATTTGTTTTAACTGCTTGGATTTGACTCTAATTTTATAAGAAGGTCAATCGAAAGAAAAGTTTCAAAAATGAATCGGTAGGGACAAAATTTACGGGTTGCGAAATTGGGTATTTGTATCCTTTCCCAAATGCATAGATTGGATGTTTGTGATGATGGATCCAAAGGAGAACCGATATGCTCTTTGTTTCTCACTTGGATCCATCCAACAGAAACAATCGATTCTCCCATCAATCAGTTCAGATCATTCTGAATCTTTGGTGTCGATTTTCTCTTTCCTTTGTTTTTTGTTTTCCTTCGCCTTGTCCTTCATTTTCTCTTTTTGGTCCATTCGTTTCTCTTTTAATTCTTCGAAGGAAATAGAACCATCAGCATCTTTGTCCAATTCTTGGAAAAAACCATCATGGAATTTTTGCCATTCTTCCTTTGTTACTTTTTTGTCACCATCTGTATCCATTTTTTTAAAGTGGTCTTGTGCCATCATACGTCTTCCCTGACCGTTGTTTGGTTGCGCCAAAAGTGAAAAAGAAATAAGAAGAGAAAATCCTAAAGTGAGCCGAATCATCGTTTTCATAAAAAACCTCTACCAAAAGGATAGGTGACAAAAAAAGTTTCGTCAACCTCTTTGATCGATGATTTTAAAATGAATCCTTTCAGATTAGAATGATTCCAAATGTTCTAGTTTTATTTTTTGGGTTCAAAACGTTCGGGAAAATAATTCATTAAATAGGAGATGGTTGCTTTTTTTGCCTCACCGACCATCCAAGGAGTGAAATCACCATATGTTTGGTATGAGAGTTTTAATAAGGAATCGGCAATTGATATGGCAACTCCAAAAACTTGGTCTAAGATGTCCAAGTTTTTCAATTGGAATTTTTCGTATAATCCTTGTTTGGTTATATTTGCCAATTTTCGATCTAATTCTTGTCCCACTAACATCATCTCAGGGTTACACATCCGATAGCCATAGATGAGTCTCGGAAAAGCTACCTCTGAATTGGTGACTTCCACTGCTACATCGATCGACTTTTCAATGTATTCTTTCCATGATTGAAATTTTTCTTTTTGTAAAACAATGAGTTTTTCTATCATACCTTCGGAGTGTAATAAACGAATGCCATGAAAGATAGCCTCAACATTCGGAAAAAAATGATAGGCAGAAGGTCTAGGAATTTTTGCTTTTTTACAAATGTCAGCAAAACTAATTTCCTCAGGATTTTTTTCCCGCAGTAGCTCGAATGCCACTGACAAAAGCTGAGCTCTACGATTCCTTCCTTGTTTGCTTGTAAATTTAAATGGTCTCGAAGCTAGATCAGGCGAAAGGGATGCCCCTAACAATTTGTCCATGATACGAGCTTACTTATAAATCCTACTTAGTCAATCCCGATGCAAAGAAAAAACCTGACTCTCTTAGAGCCAGGCAAATCAATCGTTTAGATGTTCCTATTGGATTGTAAATTGATTCGTGACTATTCCTTGGTAGGAACTAATCGCACCAGTCCAACCTGATTTCCAATGACCTCGGTGACGAATTCGGAACGCACCTTTTGGAAAAGAAGTTGTGTCCCAAGTTGTCTTGATTTTTGAATAGGCAATACCATCACTTAGCCATCTATATGTTTTTGAAGGATCATTGTCTCTGGCAATGACAATCCAATTGGAACCATTTTGACGTTCGATATCAGCGAAACTACTTCCAATGAGCATATTATTTTTTGGATGACCTCCCCAGAAAACAGCTGTTACTTTTGATCCACTAGGATCAGAGGAATGTGGTTGTGTGACGACATTCCCAAAACTTTTGAACAATGATACATCATCAAAACGACACCAGTCTGCAATGTGACTTGGAAGTTCGTTAGGTCTGGCGGACTCGGCCCATTGGGAACTGTCGATCCCTTCCAATCGTACACTGCCTTTCCAAGGGAATCGATCTCCTTTCCCGATTTACAGAAAAGTCATGTCTCTGAAACGCTGTTCTTAACTGTGGAATTGTCGATTTTAGATTTAGTTTTCATCAACCAAGGCCAAACTGCGAGAGACGCAATCCAAAATAGCGTCCAAGTGGCACAAGCAGCAGAGGAATTTGGTTACCACCGAATTTGGATCGCAGAACATCACAACTTTCCCTCAATCGCAAGCGCTGCTACATCCGTGGTGATCGGACACATTGCTGGTGCTACCAAGTCCATTCGTGTGGGAGCTGGCGGGATCATGTTACCAAACCATTCACCTCTAGTGATCGCAGAACAATTCGGAACTCTAGAAAGTTTGTATCCCAATCGAATTGATTTAGGATTGGGTAGAGCTCCTGGCACAGACCAACTCACCTTACGAGCGTTAAGACGCGATCCCATGGCATCACAACATTTCCCTGAAGACGTAAAAGAACTTTTGCATTTATTATCGTCTGAATCCAACAACGACAGCGTAAAAGCAATCCCTGGGATTGGAACCAATGTACCAGTTTGGATTTTGGGATCGAGTTTATTTGGAGCACAACTTGCGGCATTACTCGGTTTGCCATTTGCGTTTGCTTCCCATTTTGCACCCAACTATTTAAAAGATGCGATCCAAATTTACCAGAAACAATTTCGACCCTCAAAATACTTACAAGAACCATACGTGATGATGGCAATGAATGTGGTAGCAGCCGATACAGAGGAAGAAGCAGAATTTTTA containing:
- a CDS encoding alginate export family protein, with product MKTQIRKQILGLFLISLFFLGPFKIDGQTVTLPEKEKTETESPAASPALPPTNEDVSKQSKPSEETSEYVSPMKGNLASEYYRSFQITNKQKKSIQENKSLWFADRFRVGFGLRPKADSLYNTDFDRSTSDNRNTINNQTQFYLIGDVSPNITFKLTFQDVRLWGGELTAGSSDQRLGVISNAGNTIDTTRQREFALNNYTGFREAFLDLKTTNQMFRVRTGRQIIDFGDGRIVGARNDSLNGNSFDAVRTTLTVQKQTLDVFGAIVSSENNANSMVSNNSTRLGGPGNASFYGIHYGIKPWEWLGIEVYNFTLYKQRLKATNTTPYGSDIYYRDPDQLNTTGFRLTNRTKSNSLPRETGIDWMVEAAWQTGFTGERVSPDWINQDGRFKTNRTTGEPPPFSEPVRYKANIVSAQLGYTPVKEFRIGIQYVQASGDPNRNDSSNGTYNPLFATRRMAGGSIPFAGGGNSGLIFWQNIKDYSLHIKYESPKWGTFIVNPHWYYKTKLQDGYYDNNNYVTGNRLTGETASTEDFFNAEANNPNRPRLGKHVATEINLIYIITPFENVSFWFGASSLYAGDAIRNQKNNPFETDPYRRYDYKPNASFFTFQTVFAI
- a CDS encoding TetR/AcrR family transcriptional regulator C-terminal domain-containing protein; the encoded protein is MAAKKKTPKARNILTKELVIESAISYADRHGIESLSMRNLANSLGVEAMSLYNHVQNKDGLLDAMVESCVKHFVLPKVEGDWKLEMKKRAKSVRSVLMIHPWLTLLLVSRVNIGDFMLRFFNDTLGCLVQAGFSYKESDHIINTIDSHIYGFTLQELNFPFHPSDYESKAKEYLPMINQKELPYFYHLSKEVATGRYNGKQNFDFGLDIILEGFHPKPKNRKMS
- a CDS encoding NAD(P)-dependent alcohol dehydrogenase translates to MKVITNRKYGPPEVLRLEEWETPIPKENEIRVKIINTTVNSGDWRVRKPDPNIARLYFGLFKPRSVVLGLSFAGLVDTVGTKVSTFQVGDRVVGSTGMKMGTYAEYTCIPETGIVTKLPKEISFAEGAGISFGGFTALDFIQKCNVQTNQSILIYGASSSVGSAAIQLAKHFGAHVTTVCSKGNIPLMKSLGADEPLDYDQYFSTNHTKEYDIVFECVGKTEIQNNLKHLKKGGNLVLVGASFRQMWQALWISIFKRIKIHFGPIKESIENLNFLLTLATLGKIKVNIDKVYPLEEMAEAHRYVEAGHKKGNVVIQVEKTK
- a CDS encoding hemolysin III family protein, coding for MKAKKAKQKPSTKKKSKIAQSSKRSKNKVTPVKNREPHFVPPSSSQTTENHSPIQDLIDTVHEYTIGHEIANAVTHGIGGGLSIAGLSVLLTMAILYGDIWHIVSATIYGATLVILYLASTLYHGIYHTATKRVFKVIDHASIYFLIAGTYTPFTLVSLRENSEWGWVLFGVIWILAILGVLLLLLFPGKYSGLRVAVYIIMGWLAIFVIKDIRVAIGVGGMTWLVAGGLSYTFGVIFYLWDRLPLNHAIWHLFVLSGSICHFFAILFYVIPPVPK
- a CDS encoding TetR/AcrR family transcriptional regulator, with amino-acid sequence MDKLLGASLSPDLASRPFKFTSKQGRNRRAQLLSVAFELLREKNPEEISFADICKKAKIPRPSAYHFFPNVEAIFHGIRLLHSEGMIEKLIVLQKEKFQSWKEYIEKSIDVAVEVTNSEVAFPRLIYGYRMCNPEMMLVGQELDRKLANITKQGLYEKFQLKNLDILDQVFGVAISIADSLLKLSYQTYGDFTPWMVGEAKKATISYLMNYFPERFEPKK
- a CDS encoding LLM class flavin-dependent oxidoreductase: MELSILDLVFINQGQTARDAIQNSVQVAQAAEEFGYHRIWIAEHHNFPSIASAATSVVIGHIAGATKSIRVGAGGIMLPNHSPLVIAEQFGTLESLYPNRIDLGLGRAPGTDQLTLRALRRDPMASQHFPEDVKELLHLLSSESNNDSVKAIPGIGTNVPVWILGSSLFGAQLAALLGLPFAFASHFAPNYLKDAIQIYQKQFRPSKYLQEPYVMMAMNVVAADTEEEAEFLFTSVQQSFLGILRNRRAPFPPPVPSMDPLWSEPEKQMANQMLSISAVGTKLKVQAKIKNLLQDIKVNELMIVSSIFDTKKRIRSLEILMEIQDQIET